In a single window of the Oenanthe melanoleuca isolate GR-GAL-2019-014 chromosome 28, OMel1.0, whole genome shotgun sequence genome:
- the RAB8A gene encoding ras-related protein Rab-8A, with protein sequence MAKTYDYLFKLLLIGDSGVGKTCALFRFSEDAFNATFISTIGIDFKIRTIELDGKRIKLQIWDTAGQERFRTITTAYYRGAMGIMLVYDITNEKSFENIRNWVRNIEEHASPDVEKMILGNKCDANDKRQVSREQGEKLAASFGIKFMETSAKANINIENAFFTLARDIKAKMDKKLEGNSPQGSNQGVKITQDQQKKSSFFRCVLL encoded by the exons ATGGCGAAGACCTACGACTACCTGTTCAAGCTGCTGCTGATCGGCGACTCGGGTGTGGGCAAGACCTGTGCCCTGTTCCGCTTCTCCGAGGACGCCTTCAACGCCACCTTCATCTCCACCATCG GTATCGACTTTAAAATTAGAACAATAGAACTCGATGGCAAGAGAATCAAGCTGCAGATCTG GGACACGGCCGGGCAGGAGCGGTTCCGGACCATCACAACCGCCTACTACAGGGGAGCCATG GGCATTATGTTAGTGTATGACATCACCAACGAAAAGTCTTTTGAAAACATTCGAAACTGGGTGAGGAATATTGAAGAG CATGCCTCTCCAGATGTTGAAAAAATGATCCTGGGGAACAAATGTGATGCAAATGACAAAAGACAAGTCTCTAGAGAGCAAGGGGAGAAG CTTGCTGCAAGTTTCGGGATTAAATTCATGGAGACCAGTGCAAAAGCAAATATAAACATAGAGAAT GCATTTTTCACTCTTGCGAGAGATATCAAAGCAAAAATGGACAAAAAGTTG GAAGGCAATAGCCCTCAAGGCAGCAACCAGGGAGTCAAAATCACACAAGaccagcaaaagaaaagcagctttttccgATGTGTTCTTCTGTGA
- the TPM4 gene encoding tropomyosin alpha-4 chain isoform X1, whose product MEAIKKKMQMLKLDKENAIDRAEQAETDKKAAEDKCKQVEDELVALQKKLKGTEDELDKYSEALKDAQEKLEQAEKKATDAEGEVAALNRRIQLVEEELDRAQERLATALQKLEEAEKAADESERGMKVIENRAMKDEEKMEIQEMQLKEAKHIAEEADRKYEEVARKLVILEGELERAEERAEVSEVKCSDLEEELKNVTNNLKSLEAQSEKYSEKEDKYEEEIKILSDKLKEAETRAEFAERTVAKLEKSIDDLEEKLAQAKEENLGLHQTLDQTLNELNCI is encoded by the exons ATGGAAGCTATCAAGAAAAAGATGCAGATGTTGAAGTTAGACAAGGAGAATGCCAttgacagagcagagcaggctgagaCGGATAAGAAGGCAGCTGAGGACAAATGCAAGCAG GTGGAGGATGAGCTGGTAGCTCTGCAGAAGAAGTTGAAAGGAACTGAAGATGAGCTGGATAAATACTCAGAGGCTCTCAAAGATGCCCAGGAAAAACTGGAGCAGGCTGAGAAGAAGGCCACTGAT GCTGAAGGTGAGGTGGCAGCTCTGAACAGACGCATCCAGCTCGTGGAAGAGGAGCTGGATCGTGCCCAGGAACGActggccacagccctgcagaaactggaggaggctgagaaagcagcagatgAGAGCGAGAG AGGAATGAAGGTTATTGAGAACAGAGCCATGAAAGatgaagagaaaatggaaattcagGAAATGCAGTTGAAGGAGGCCAAGCACATTGCTGAAGAAGCCGACCGCAAGTATGAGGAG GTTGCCCGTAAACTGGTTATTTTGGAGGGTGAACTGGAAAGAGCTGAGGAGCGTGCAGAGGTGTCTGAAGT TAAATGTAGTGACCTTGAAGAGGAGTTAAAGAATGTCACAAACAACCTGAAATCATTGGAAGCTCAATCTGAAAAG TATTcggaaaaagaagataaatatgAAGAAGAAATCAAGATTCTCTCTGACAAGCTGAAAGAA GCTGAAACTCGTGCAGAATTTGCTGAGAGAACTGTTGCCAAACTGGAAAAGTCTATTGATGATCTGGAAG AAAAACTTGCTCAAGCCAAGGAGGAGAACTTGGGCTTGCACCAGACACTGGACCAGACGCTAAATGAACTGAACTGTATATGA
- the TPM4 gene encoding tropomyosin alpha-4 chain isoform X3 produces MAAPSSLEAVKRKIQCLQQQADEAEDRAQVLQRELDLERDLREKAEGEVAALNRRIQLVEEELDRAQERLATALQKLEEAEKAADESERGMKVIENRAMKDEEKMEIQEMQLKEAKHIAEEADRKYEEVARKLVILEGELERAEERAEVSEVKCSDLEEELKNVTNNLKSLEAQSEKYSEKEDKYEEEIKILSDKLKEAETRAEFAERTVAKLEKSIDDLEEKLAQAKEENLGLHQTLDQTLNELNCI; encoded by the exons ATGGCCGCGCCGAGCTCCCTGGAAGCCGTCAAGAGGAAGATCCAGTGCCTGCAGCAACAGGCGGATGAGGCGGAGGATCGCGCCCAGGTCCTCCAGCGGGAGCTGGACCTGGAACGGGACCTGCGGGAGAAA GCTGAAGGTGAGGTGGCAGCTCTGAACAGACGCATCCAGCTCGTGGAAGAGGAGCTGGATCGTGCCCAGGAACGActggccacagccctgcagaaactggaggaggctgagaaagcagcagatgAGAGCGAGAG AGGAATGAAGGTTATTGAGAACAGAGCCATGAAAGatgaagagaaaatggaaattcagGAAATGCAGTTGAAGGAGGCCAAGCACATTGCTGAAGAAGCCGACCGCAAGTATGAGGAG GTTGCCCGTAAACTGGTTATTTTGGAGGGTGAACTGGAAAGAGCTGAGGAGCGTGCAGAGGTGTCTGAAGT TAAATGTAGTGACCTTGAAGAGGAGTTAAAGAATGTCACAAACAACCTGAAATCATTGGAAGCTCAATCTGAAAAG TATTcggaaaaagaagataaatatgAAGAAGAAATCAAGATTCTCTCTGACAAGCTGAAAGAA GCTGAAACTCGTGCAGAATTTGCTGAGAGAACTGTTGCCAAACTGGAAAAGTCTATTGATGATCTGGAAG AAAAACTTGCTCAAGCCAAGGAGGAGAACTTGGGCTTGCACCAGACACTGGACCAGACGCTAAATGAACTGAACTGTATATGA
- the TPM4 gene encoding tropomyosin alpha-4 chain isoform X2 has product MEAIKKKMQMLKLDKENAIDRAEQAETDKKAAEDKCKQVEDELVALQKKLKGTEDELDKYSEALKDAQEKLEQAEKKATDAEGEVAALNRRIQLVEEELDRAQERLATALQKLEEAEKAADESERGMKVIENRAMKDEEKMEIQEMQLKEAKHIAEEADRKYEEVARKLVILEGELERAEERAEVSEVKCSDLEEELKNVTNNLKSLEAQSEKYSEKEDKYEEEIKILSDKLKEAETRAEFAERTVAKLEKSIDDLEDELYAQKLKYKAISEELDHALNDMTSL; this is encoded by the exons ATGGAAGCTATCAAGAAAAAGATGCAGATGTTGAAGTTAGACAAGGAGAATGCCAttgacagagcagagcaggctgagaCGGATAAGAAGGCAGCTGAGGACAAATGCAAGCAG GTGGAGGATGAGCTGGTAGCTCTGCAGAAGAAGTTGAAAGGAACTGAAGATGAGCTGGATAAATACTCAGAGGCTCTCAAAGATGCCCAGGAAAAACTGGAGCAGGCTGAGAAGAAGGCCACTGAT GCTGAAGGTGAGGTGGCAGCTCTGAACAGACGCATCCAGCTCGTGGAAGAGGAGCTGGATCGTGCCCAGGAACGActggccacagccctgcagaaactggaggaggctgagaaagcagcagatgAGAGCGAGAG AGGAATGAAGGTTATTGAGAACAGAGCCATGAAAGatgaagagaaaatggaaattcagGAAATGCAGTTGAAGGAGGCCAAGCACATTGCTGAAGAAGCCGACCGCAAGTATGAGGAG GTTGCCCGTAAACTGGTTATTTTGGAGGGTGAACTGGAAAGAGCTGAGGAGCGTGCAGAGGTGTCTGAAGT TAAATGTAGTGACCTTGAAGAGGAGTTAAAGAATGTCACAAACAACCTGAAATCATTGGAAGCTCAATCTGAAAAG TATTcggaaaaagaagataaatatgAAGAAGAAATCAAGATTCTCTCTGACAAGCTGAAAGAA GCTGAAACTCGTGCAGAATTTGCTGAGAGAACTGTTGCCAAACTGGAAAAGTCTATTGATGATCTGGAAG ATGAGCTCTACGCTCAGAAGCTGAAGTACAAAGCCATCAGTGAGGAGCTTGACCATGCCCTGAACGACATGACTTCTTTGTGA
- the TPM4 gene encoding tropomyosin alpha-4 chain isoform X4, producing the protein MAAPSSLEAVKRKIQCLQQQADEAEDRAQVLQRELDLERDLREKAEGEVAALNRRIQLVEEELDRAQERLATALQKLEEAEKAADESERGMKVIENRAMKDEEKMEIQEMQLKEAKHIAEEADRKYEEVARKLVILEGELERAEERAEVSEVKCSDLEEELKNVTNNLKSLEAQSEKYSEKEDKYEEEIKILSDKLKEAETRAEFAERTVAKLEKSIDDLEDELYAQKLKYKAISEELDHALNDMTSL; encoded by the exons ATGGCCGCGCCGAGCTCCCTGGAAGCCGTCAAGAGGAAGATCCAGTGCCTGCAGCAACAGGCGGATGAGGCGGAGGATCGCGCCCAGGTCCTCCAGCGGGAGCTGGACCTGGAACGGGACCTGCGGGAGAAA GCTGAAGGTGAGGTGGCAGCTCTGAACAGACGCATCCAGCTCGTGGAAGAGGAGCTGGATCGTGCCCAGGAACGActggccacagccctgcagaaactggaggaggctgagaaagcagcagatgAGAGCGAGAG AGGAATGAAGGTTATTGAGAACAGAGCCATGAAAGatgaagagaaaatggaaattcagGAAATGCAGTTGAAGGAGGCCAAGCACATTGCTGAAGAAGCCGACCGCAAGTATGAGGAG GTTGCCCGTAAACTGGTTATTTTGGAGGGTGAACTGGAAAGAGCTGAGGAGCGTGCAGAGGTGTCTGAAGT TAAATGTAGTGACCTTGAAGAGGAGTTAAAGAATGTCACAAACAACCTGAAATCATTGGAAGCTCAATCTGAAAAG TATTcggaaaaagaagataaatatgAAGAAGAAATCAAGATTCTCTCTGACAAGCTGAAAGAA GCTGAAACTCGTGCAGAATTTGCTGAGAGAACTGTTGCCAAACTGGAAAAGTCTATTGATGATCTGGAAG ATGAGCTCTACGCTCAGAAGCTGAAGTACAAAGCCATCAGTGAGGAGCTTGACCATGCCCTGAACGACATGACTTCTTTGTGA
- the TINCR gene encoding TINCR ubiquitin domain containing: MDTLRRSLSRWKRFHIKVHLAEEDLLLPLTVRPRDTVMDLRALLVREGVTSWKKTFYYNSRQLEEHETLKEANIQNGSVLLLVSNQR, from the coding sequence ATGGACACGCTGCGCAGGAGCCTGTCCCGCTGGAAGAGGTTCCACATCAAGGTGCACCTGGCTGAGGaggacctgctgctgcccctgacCGTCCGGCCCAGGGACACGGTGATGGACCTGCGCGCCCTCCTGGTGCGGGAGGGCGTCACGTCCTGGAAGAAAACTTTTTATTACAACTCCAGGCAGCTCGAGGAGCACGAGACTCTCAAGGAAGCCAATATCCAGAATGGTTCTGTCCTCCTCCTTGTCAGCAATCAGAGGTAG